The following are encoded in a window of Phragmites australis chromosome 22, lpPhrAust1.1, whole genome shotgun sequence genomic DNA:
- the LOC133904872 gene encoding transcriptional corepressor SEUSS-like translates to MMPSGQPNPMGSGQQVGASLLRTNSSLLSGGQPGMGMGGGGSGGVLPSQSPFGSLVSPSTQYGGNGLLAGASNVASLLGRQSYGNGGTGAMPGGGLPMSTMQQRGGLDAVGDLVGAGGSNSMSFPSSSQGSLGNQLGTDNLQHQHQQQQFDAPQDSQQQQQQHQHQQQQLSMPYNQQHMLPQTPQQPQQAQHTVKLENGGVLGGVKLEQQIGQTDQNGPAQMLRCSSGVKLEPQLQALRSLGAVKMEHQSSDPSVFLQQQQQQHMLQLTKQNPQVAAAHLSLLQQQQRFLHLQQQQQQQQQQQQQQQQQQQHQQIMKNLPLQRNQLQQQQQQQQQQQHQQLLRQQSLNMRTSGKPTPYEPGTCAKRLTHYMYHQQNRPQDNNIEYWRNFVNEYFAPSANKRWCVSLYGNGRQTTGVFPQDVWHCEICNRKPGRGFETTVEVLPRLCQIKYASGTLEELLYVDMPRESQNSSGQIVLDYTKAIQESVFEQLRVVREGHLRIVFNQDLKIASWEFCARRHEELIPRRSIVPQVSQLGAVVQKYQSSVQNSAGLSSQDMQNNCNSFVACARQLAKALEVPLVNDLGYTKRYVRCLQIAEVVNCMKDLIDYSRQNRSGPIESLHKFPRRGPPGISSPQQQQQPEEQQPVPQNSNQSGQNSAPTTGMQVSASGNGDATSNNSLNCAPSTSAPSSSVVGLLHGSINCRQDHPTSSSNGLYNSGNNASVAKANSTNSMQSNAPASFPLPAPSASNNNMMLAPQHTSQLNSPTMSSNLTPMQTPTGRPQEPEPNESQSSVQRILQEMMTSHMNGVGPVGSDMKRTNSLVGNPMTNNSGINGMGFGAMGGLGQSMRTAMGNNVMAMNGRTGMNHSVHDLTQLSHQQQQRDIGNQLLGGLRAANSFNNLQYDWKTSQ, encoded by the exons ATGATGCCATCGGGGCAGCCGAACCCGATGGGGTCGGGGCAGCAGGTCGGCGCGTCGCTGCTCCGGACGAACTCCAGCCTTCTCAGTGGCGGCCAGCCGGGGATGGGGATGGGCGGCGGAGGAAGCGGCGGCGTGCTTCCGTCGCAGTCACCGTTTGGGTCCCTCGTCTCGCCGAGCACGCAGTATGGCGGTAATGGCTTGCTGGCGGGTGCCTCCAATGTCGCGTCCCTGCTGGGCCGGCAGTCTTATGGGAATGGGGGGACTGGGGCAATGCCGGGCGGCGGCCTTCCGATGAGTACGATGCAACAGAGAGGGGGGCTTGATGCTGTTGGTGATTTGgttggtgccggagggtcaaaTTCCATGTCTTTCCCTTCCTCCTCCCAGGGCAGTTTGGGCAATCAGCTTGGTACTGATAACTtacagcaccagcaccagcagcagcagtttGATGCACCACAAGATtcgcaacaacaacaacagcagcatcagcaccagcagcagcaactaTCAATGCCCTACAATCAACAGCATATGCTGCCACAAACACCGCAGCAGCCCCAGCAGGCGCAGCATACGGTGAAGTTGGAGAACGGAGGTGTCTTGGGTGGGGTCAAATTGGAGCAGCAGATCGGGCAGACTGATCAGAATGGTCCTGCGCAGATGTTGCGCTGTTCTAGTGGTGTGAAGCTTGAACCACAGTTGCAAGCATTGAGGAGCTTGGGTGCTGTGAAGATGGAGCACCAAAGCTCAGATCCATCGGTGTTCCtgcagcaacaacagcagcaacatATGTTGCAGCTGACTAAGCAGAACCCCCAGGTTGCAGCTGCCCACTTGAGCCTcttacagcagcagcagcgttTCTTGcatctgcagcagcagcagcagcagcagcagcagcagcagcaacagcaacagcaacaacaacagcacCAACAGATTATGAAGAACTTGCCTTTGCAGAGAAACCaattgcagcagcagcaacagcaacaacagcaacaacagCATCAGCAGTTGCTTCGTCAACAAAGTCTAAATATGAGAACTTCTGGTAAACCAACTCCTTATGAACCAGGAACCTGCGCTAAGAGATTGACCCATTACATGTATCACCAGCAAAACAGGCCACAG GACAATAACATTGAGTACTGGAGAAACTTTGTCAATGAATACTTTGCCCCAAGCGCCAATAAGAGGTGGTGCGTTTCTCTCTATGGAAATGGTCGTCAAACTACTGGAGTTTTCCCTCAG GATGTTTGGCATTGTGAGATATGCAATAGAAAGCCAGGACGAGGCTTTG AAACTACGGTTGAGGTCTTGCCACGGTTGTGCCAAATCAAATATGCCAGTGGTACACTTGAGGAACTTCTGTATGTTGACATGCCGCGGGAGTCCCAGAATTCATCTGGGCAGATTGTTTTGGACTATACCAAGGCAATCCAGGAGAGTGTCTTTGAGCAATTGCGTGTAGTTCGTGAGGGACATCTAAGGATTGTTTTCAACCAAGACCTCAAG ATTGCATCATGGGAGTTCTGTGCCAGGCGTCACGAGGAACTTATTCCCCGGAGATCAATCGTACCACAG GTCAGTCAACTTGGTGCTGTTGTGCAAAAGTATCAGTCTTCGGTTCAAAATTCAGCAGGGTTATCAAGTCAGGACATGCAGAACAATTGTAACTC GTTTGTTGCATGTGCTCGCCAATTGGCTAAAGCATTGGAAGTGCCATTGGTAAATGATTTAGGATACACAAAAAGATATGTCCGCTGCCTCCAG ATTGCAGAGGTGGTCAATTGTATGAAAGATTTGATCGATTACAGCAGGCAGAATAGATCTGGTCCAATAG AGAGCTTGCATAAATTCCCTAGGAGGGGACCTCCAGGGATTAGTTCCCCTCAACAACAGCAGCAACCCGAGGAGCAGCAACCTGTTCCACAGAATTCAAACCAGAGTGGTCAAAACTCCGCCCCTACAACTGGAATGCAGGTTTCTGCCTCTGGAAATGGTGATGCCACATCAAACAATTCACTCAATTGTGCACCATCTACTTCGGCACCATCTTCATCTGTTGTTGGTCTCCTCCATGGCTCAATAAATTGCAGACAAGACCATCCAACAAGCAGTAGCAATGGTCTGTATAACAGTGGAAATAATGCTTCAGTTGCTAAGGCCAACTCAACAAACTCCATGCAGTCAAATGCTCCAGCATCTTTTCCTTTGCCAGCTCCCTCAGCATCAAATAATAACATGATGCTTGCTCCTCAGCACACAAGCCAGTTGAACTCGCCAACTATGTCATCAAACTTAACTCCTATGCAAACACCTACAGGTCGACCCCAGGAACCTGAACCAAATGAGTCACAAAGCTCCGTCCAGAGGATATTGCAAGAGATGATGACATCGCATATGAATGGTGTTGGACCAGTGGGAAGTGATATGAAGAGAACGAACTCCTTAGTTGGTAACCCCATGACAAATAACTCCGGAATTAATGGAATGGGGTTTGGGGCAATGGGTGGCCTTGGTCAATCAATGAGAACAGCAATGGGAAATAATGTGATGGCGATGAATGGAAGGACTGGGATGAACCACAGTGTACATGACCTAACACAGTTGAGCCACCAGCAGCAACAGCGCGATATAGGAAACCAGCTACTTGGGGGCCTTAGAGCTGCAAACAGCTTCAATAACCTTCAATATGACTGGAAGACTTCTCAATAG
- the LOC133904483 gene encoding protein TOO MANY MOUTHS-like, whose product MQIADRFSTMPGDVFFGLKALTVLVLSGMGLAGSITESIEDLSELRVLRLDNNQFTSVILASFQRLERASELCVDGNWLVGPISFDKEMIWRLGKKLRVGSNDRLCYDTKQEGLEGVVALADVADCDSVRRSKRHDEWEQVGPGGIGTLAGSLYLVRMERVLGASKY is encoded by the exons ATGCAGATCGCAGATAGG TTCTCGACAATGCCCGGTGACGTCTTCTTTGGGCTGAAGGCACTGACCGTGCTGGTGCTCTCTGGTATGGGCCTAGCCGGGTCAATCACAGAGTCTATTGAGGACCTGAGTGAGCTCCGGGTGCTGCGTTTGGACAACAACCAGTTCACCAGCGTGATACTGGCGAGTTTCCAACGGTTGGAGAGGGCGAGCGAGCTCTGCGTCGATGGCAATTGGCTAGTGGGGCCGATATCGTTCGACAAGGAGATGATATGGAGACTGGGCAAGAAGTTGCGCGTCGGCAGCAACGACAGGCTCTGCTATGACACCAAACAAGAAGGCCTCGAGGGTGTCGTTGCACTTGCCGACGTCGCAGACTGCGATAGTGTGAGAAGGAGCAAGAGGCACGATGAGTGGGAGCAAGTGGGCCCAGGTGGGATTGGGACTCTAGCTGGTTCCCTATATCTAGTTAGGATGGAGAGGGTATTGGGAGCCTCTAAATATTGA
- the LOC133905248 gene encoding thioredoxin M-type, chloroplastic-like — MALGTCFRVWALHAPGSKDRLLVGGGGSSSFVPSKRTAAAVGPLSTGPVATRRPRLVCQSKNAVDEVLVADEKNWDGMVMACESPVLVEFWAPWCGPCRMIAPVIDELAKEYAGKIKCCKVNTDESPNVASTYGIRSIPTVLVFKAGEKKESIIGAVPKSTLTTIIDKYIGS, encoded by the exons ATGGCCTTGGGGACATGCTTCAGAGTGTGGGCTCTGCACGCTCCTGGCAGCAAGGACAGGCtcctcgtcggcggcggcggcagcagcagcttcgTACCGTCCAAGagaaccgccgccgccgtcgggcCGTTGTCGACCGGCCCGGTCGCCACGCGGCGGCCGCGCCTCGTCTGCCAGTCCAAGAACGCCGTGGACGAAG TGCTGGTGGCTGACGAGAAGAACTGGGACGGGATGGTGATGGCGTGCGAGTCGCCGGTGCTAGTGGAGTTCTGGGCGCCGTGGTGCGGCCCCTGCCGGATGATCGCGCCGGTGATCGACGAGCTGGCCAAGGAGTACGCCGGCAAGATCAAGTGCTGCAAGGTGAACACGGACGAGTCCCCCAACGTGGCATCCACCTACGGCATCCGCAGCATCCCCACCGTGCTCGTCTTCAAGGCCGGCGAGAAGAAGGAGAGCATCATCGGCGCCGTCCCCAAGTCCACCCTCACCACCATCATCGACAAGTACATCGGCAGCTGA